One genomic window of Magnolia sinica isolate HGM2019 chromosome 3, MsV1, whole genome shotgun sequence includes the following:
- the LOC131239504 gene encoding pentatricopeptide repeat-containing protein At5g06540-like, giving the protein MLLPPKSFLFKRSLSFLSPLQTHLPDRPSLPRRIKPPSFSLLADQCTSMAHLKQIHAQMIVTARIHDNYAASRIMSFCALSHSGDLDYALKLFENTQDPNSFMWNTIIRAHADSPNSSNAIFLYMRMRRQGVVPGKHTFPFLLKACTNHHSISCGRQVHAHVVKHGLDLDLYVVNGLIRCYGFCGNIHDGRELFDESPERNLIIWTTMISGYAQNFCSNEALMLFDQMAMEGIEPNSATLASVLSACARLGGLDLGERIHAFIREKGIEVGVILGTALVDMYAKNGVISTAQVLFDEMPEKNIATWNAMICGLANHGYGGRALELFQDMERLKVLPNDITFVGVLSACCHTGLLEVGCVVFKSMQRDYGIDRKIEHYGCMVNLLGRGGRLTEAEELIKGMKWKADVVVLGALLAACKNHENIEIAERVVKEILELEPHNHGVYVVLSNMYAEVGRWEDVVRLRKVMRDVGLKKTPGWSLVDGDE; this is encoded by the coding sequence ATGCTCCTCCCGCCAAAGTCCTTTCTCTTCAAACGTTCcctttctttcctctctcctctccaaACTCACCTTCCAGACCGCCCTTCCCTCCCCAGACGGATCAAACCACCGTCTTTCTCTCTCCTTGCAGATCAATGCACCTCCATGGCCCACCTCAAGCAAATCCACGCCCAAATGATCGTCACTGCCCGCATCCATGACAACTACGCTGCTAGCCGTATCATGTCCTTCTGTGCCCTCTCCCACTCGGGCGATCTTGATTACGCTCTAAAGCTCTTCGAGAACACCCAAGACCCGAATTCCTTCATGTGGAATACCATCATCAGAGCCCATGCTGACAGCCCAAATTCTTCCAACGCAATCTTTTTATATATGAGGATGCGGAGACAAGGAGTTGTACCTGGTAAGCATACTTTCCCTTTCCTCCTCAAGGCATGTACTAATCATCACTCGATTTCTTGTGGTAGACAAGTCCATGCACATGTTGTGAAGCATGGGTTAGATTTAGATTTGTATGTGGTAAATGGGTTAATACGCTGTTATGGGTTTTGCGGGAATATTCATGATGGCCGTGAACTGTTCGATGAAAGTCCCGAGAGGAATTTGATAATTTGGACTACTATGATTAGTGGGTATGCGCAAAATTTTTGTTCAAATGAAGCTTTGATGCTGTTTGATCAAATGGCTATGGAGGGGATTGAACCCAATAGTGCGACTCTGGCTTCTGTTCTATCTGCATGTGCTAGATTGGGGGGTCTGGATTTGGGGGAACGGATCCATGCTTTTATACGAGAAAAGGGGATTGAAGTGGGAGTGATTCTTGGCACAGCTTTAGTTGACATGTATGCAAAAAATGGGGTGATTTCAACGGCACAGGTGCTGTTTGATGAGATGCCTGAGAAGAATATTGCGACTTGGAATGCCATGATCTGTGGTTTGGCCAATCATGGATACGGTGGACGTGCTCTTGAACTTTTTCAGGACATGGAGAGGTTGAAGGTTCTACCAAATGATATCACTTTCGTTGGGGTTTTATCTGCTTGTTGCCATACTGGCCTGCTTGAAGTGGGCTGTGTGGTTTTCAAATCGATGCAGAGGGATTATGGGATTGATCGTAAGATTGAGCATTATGGCTGCATGGTCAATCTTCTTGGGAGAGGTGGGAGATTAACGGAGGCTGAAGAGTTGATAAAAGGCATGAAATGGAAGGCGGATGTGGTGGTTTTGGGAGCTTTGTTGGCAGCTTGTAAGAATCATGAGAATATTGAGATTGCCGAAAGAGTGGTGAAGGAGATTCTTGAATTAGAACCTCATAATCATGGAGTTTATGTCGTTTTGTCTAATATGTATGCAGAGGTTGGTAGGTGGGAGGATGTTGTGAGATTGaggaaggtgatgagagatgtGGGGTTAAAAAAAACACCCGGGTGGAGCTTAGTGGACGGTGATGAGTAG